The Parambassis ranga chromosome 4, fParRan2.1, whole genome shotgun sequence genome includes the window TTGAGGCAACATGTGGAAGCTGTCACTTAACAGGCTTTCTGTTTGGCAGACCTCTCTAATTAGGAGCAGTACAGGATTTGTAGAGGGCTCCACCAAACCTTTTGTGTATAACCTCCTCTTGCTGCCCGGAGAAGTCAAGTCATTCAACGTGAGGTTCACTCCCATCAGCAACCACAgcatctcctccctcctcataGTCAGGTAACCCAGTTTTTAATTAAttgtaatcatttttaaaatgtaataaacatGTGCTCATCTTCTAAAGTTGTGCTCTAACTTTTTAGGAATAACCTGACTGTCATTGACACAATTATACTTCATGGACGAGGTGCAACAGAGAGCCTGAAAGTTGCAGGGAAGCCTCCTGGACAAGGCAGCTCGCTGCGGTTCAAGATGACTGAGGCCCTTCTAAAAGACTGCACAGAAAGTGagtgtgtgctgctcagtgtgAAAGTGGGCCATGTTTCCACTTCATATCTAGATAAACTCTACGTGCAATTTATGCTGATCAGTCCTAACCCTGGCCAGAGCATCGTTAATAATATCTAAAGcacaaacaagaaacaaagcATTGATCATTTAGTAATAACTGCTACCGTGCTATAAACACCTGCTGCACAACATTCTGCATTATTGTGTGTTGACATTGCTGCATCCACTTTTTCACATTTCTCTATGGCAATATAAATGTACATTAGCCAAAAGGTCACATGTTCATGcattttgtgtatttctgtttattagCTAGTAACAATATCTGTGGAATATTAGAGCTCCTTCCACCTTTGATGTATTGACAATTCATTCCCCACCAATATTTGCTTGTGCACAAGTAGGCAGCCTGACTTTGTTGTCTAGTGTTGTAGTGTTTTTATGAGCTTAATTGCAATGCATCAGCTTGAACTTGCCAGGAGTTCCCTGCAGTAACAAAGCATTCACAGTTCTCTCTTGCGTAAGTGCTGTCTGTGCCCTCCCTTGGGCAAGTCCCAATGTAAGTAGAAGGACATAATGCAGTTTTTATTGAACTAAAATAGCATTAGAAAGAGAAATAATTGTCCACAAAGCCACAATTCTGTATAAAAGGAACATTCACAGGGGCTCTGTCTGCATGAGCAGGACCACTCTTTCCACAGATACCACAGTGTCAAACATTTCTCTCAGAGAAAAGTATAGAACAAAATTAGAAAGTTTCATTtgagaaataaaacacagaatgtACTACATTATTTATAGAGGGTGtgtaaattatatttattatttattagtatGTATTATGTACTCCAGAAATGTAAATATTCTAGAACCTGCCCATCAAGATAAGTCTGCTAAAGCCACATatatctgtgtgtctctgtgtttctcttacTAACTTTTATTTCTTAATGTCTCTTTATCTACAGAAACAAAGGTGAAAGAGCCAAACTTCACTCTCAAAAGAACCTTTAGAGTGGAGAACACAGGCTTGCTCCCAATCACCATCAAATCAGCAGAAATCAATGGACAAGCTTGTGAAGGATATGGATTTAAAGTTCTCAACTGTCAGGAGTTTTCACTCAAGCCAAATGCTTCAAAAGACCTCATCATACTGTAAGTGCACAAACTGCCATTTGTGATTTTTGTCTCTCTTCACAAATCTAATTTTTATTCGGGTGTATGTTCTTATTCAACCACAAACTCATGAATAATTGTTGTTCACCTCTCTTGCTGAGTAAGCCTTTAGTATAGGAAGAATTGGCTCTCTGTGTAGCTTCTGCCGCAAggtctcattttttttaatcatctctTAAAGTTCAAGTCCCATTTTAACATGAGTAGACACACACTTGCACTTATCCCAGTACCACTTTCTGCAAATAAAACAAAGGTTGTGTGTCAAGCTTTACTTTTAAGGCCAGCAGTTCCGTCATAGTTTTGTGCTCGATAAATTCTAGTAATCACAGTTCTGTTCTTTGTAACTCTTTCTAGTAACTCAAATTCATTGTAGACGTCTAAATGTTCAAAAACGTCCTTTTAAGCACATGCTGCACAGGTGTTCTTACTTACTTTGCATCGGAGCTCTTTTTAGAACTGTATGGGTGTGATGTGAACGGATTACATGCACCTGTTAGTGCACAAACCTTTTTATAGGGCACATGTCAGATTTGAGTTACAGGTAAATAACAGGAGAAATCTAAAGTTATATCTGTGAGCCTCGCACTTCCTAAAATGGGACTCTGATTCATCTGTGGGTGTGCATAGGAGAGGAGGATACCTTCATCTAATTGTCTATATTTCCTGAAGGTTAACTTAACATCTGAGCTGACATTACTCTTCATAGTAAATTTAGGATCTGGATATCTCCATTCAAAACCAAATTGTAAGGCAGGCATTAGTAATTCTGTGCACAAGTATTCTCAGCATACAGGTTAAATATACAGCACATTCATTTAAGTGATActtaaattataattataattatataataattattattatataattatatatagtGGTTGAGGTTTGAGGTTCAAGAGGTTTGACCAGTTAGACATGTCAGTCTGTACAGTAGCAACACCCTTATACTGACACACCTCAAAGGAGTGCAGAGCTCAATACTGTTCAGTAATACTAAAAGTACTGAACATTAATCGTAACCTAGTAATGTTTAATCTGTATTTAAAAAGgatatatttacatattcacatgctgacagacacctgctgaGGTTTTATATGTCAGAGGCACTGATGAGTGGTGTGACTTCATTATTCCAGACAAAAGACTTTGAAACCAACCACACCCTGTCATTTTAGAATCATGCATCCAAACAGCTCATTCAAGGCTGGAATCAAGtcaaagaatttcccctctgggctaaataaaggaattctgattgtGATTGTGATACCTCCCAGGTATTCCAGTCACTGGCTCCTCACTATATGTCCTCCCCCTTCAGGTTTACACCTGACTTCACTTCATCTCGAGTCATCCGGGAGCTGAAGCTGGTGACATGTGGGGGCTCggagtttgtgtttgttctgaaCGCCTCCTTGCCCTACCACATGTTAGCTGCTTGTGCAGAGACCCTGCCCAGACCCAGCTGGGAGCGACAGCTCTACGTCATTGTGTCTCTTATTATGAGGTAAGTCCTACCACAAGAATTAAAACCCAGGACATACTCCATGTTGCTTTGATTGTGTACTTAgaattgttttgtctttgcagttttatgtttctgttggTGATTGGTACCGCCTACCTGGAGGCCCAGAGCATATGGGAGCCATTTAAGAGACGCGTGTTCGGGGAATCCAACTCCACCTTAGAGACTGGGAGACCCTTCAATCTCAGGGATGTGGTGCAAATTCACAGTGATTCAAAGTAAGTGTAACAAGAACTTGTGTCATGGTTATTGAAGCCACGTACAACTATATACGAAATATTTGAAGCACTGGACAAAACATGgctttagatgtttttttaatgggaaaagggtaaataaataaataagacataCTCTTAATCACATTTGACATTTGTGCACAGAGAGCAGGTGCAGCATCTACAATGTAACTGAGCACACACTCTGTCAACTCTCAGGTTGAATGACTACAGTGACTCAACGCAGACCTCCAGAGGATTATACACATCCAGCAATGGAACAGCACAGGTTGGAGCCCGACAGGCCACCAGCCGCACCTTATCAGAATCAGACACCCAAGATAAGAGGTCCAGGATCGGCTTCAGCCGCCCATCTATGCAAGCTACTTCCTCCCAGTTTACCAAAGGAAGTTCATCAGGCCAAGAAGGCCTTCCTGCTGCCTGCCAGCTAACAAACCGGAAAGCTCGAAGCACCAAACAGCTGGACCTTCAGGGTCAAAGTTTAGGTGGGTCATCCCTGCCTCAAAGAGGCCTCTGCACCGAGGACGCAGAATATGCCAACTTGTTAGGAGCCATGGATAACGACCTTGACCGTCCAGAGCCAGTCAGTGCCGAAGCTCTACAGGAGCAAAGCTCTCAGTCCATACAAAGCAAAGGTACAACTTCTGTTTTAATACACAGCATTCACAATGCTCCGTTATGAGTTATAGGGTGATTGAGTGTTCATGTTGTTTGCAGTCGTAGAATCCAAAGGGAAGCTGCGCGGTAAAACAAAAGCCCAGAGAAAGAaggaagacaaagagaaaaaaccAACTGTGAAGACTCAGGGAGACGAGCTAAAAGATAACCTGGCCGACAACGAcgacagctcctccaccactACAGAGACCTCTAATCCAGATGTGGAGACAAATATCAAAGAGGTGCATACAATAACAAATCCTCTGTCACTCCTCAGATTTTCTCTCCATTCTGCCCACTAAAAATATGCATCACTCCTTCTAGGAGCCAgtaaaaaagaaaggaaggacAGTAGCCACTGGAAAAGTGAAGGAAGACACTTCCAATATTCTCCTCAAACCCAAGACCAAGAAACAAGGAATCACAAAGAAAGATGGCCAAGCAGAAAAGTCCAGGTTTGTTTCTTGAACTACGAGTcacggcttttttttttttttttttttttttttttttaacaaatctgTATTGTTCTTAGTTCCCTGGAGCTGCCATATGTAACACCACTGGAAAACAAACAACGTAAGAGCTTCACGTCCAAAGCTCTTCACCCTCTCAACAACATCCCAAAGACAAGGCCCATGCAGAAACAGAGATGTGAGTTTCTTCACTTAAATGTCATCACTTTGTTTCCAGCACCAGACATGTTTGtgacatgtgttttttttggcagtAGATGGGAAGCTGGAGGACGGGCGCCCCTCCCTTTTGGCCAAGCTGCTGTCCAGCAGCTCAGTGCCGGAGCTgggccacagcagcagctctgaaggTGAGAAGGAGTTTGCTGCTCCGGAGTGGGATGTCCCGATTTCCAAAAACAGCATCCGTAAGTACTGatctgttggtgtgtgtttcagtgcataGCACTCACTGATGATTCTTATGTGAGCTGCTTTTGTCTTCACAAGCAGAGGCAGATAGTCTTCAGCTGATCTCACAACAGACAATAAACGCAGACCCTTACCTAAAGAGATCCGTCACTGCTGGAACCTGCTCCCCTCCACCAACTTCCCCGAGCTTACTGTCCAGAGGCACCTACAGCAGTGTGCTCAACAGTTGCAGGTACACACTTGCTCAAATGAAGAAACTTAATTTAAAACATAGCATGTTAGACCTCCATTGACATTTTAGACTTCAAGTTGTTCTTAGTAGTAAGACAAGTTGGTTTTTAAAAGAGGTCAACGAAACAGAACTGTGTTAAGTCTTTACAACTGACCTCCCAAAATGTCAGAACACGTTAATGAACATGTTCTGTGGCTAAACAATGTCTAGCAGGAGGAAATTAAAAACTAGAATCATAGGACTTTAAACTCTCTAGTGGTCCTTGATGGTCAGCAGGTTTGTAGCACATCTGCTTGCTATCTACAGTGCAGTGCAAAACAGTTTGTGGAGGTTGCACAAATAcaaattatgtatttatatataattatgTAATTATCTCTCTTTTTTCACAGTGATGTAAACCAGAAGAAGGCCCCAGGAAATAAATTGTCTGCAGCCACTCCACTCCCGGGTAAAAATGGGAACCCCACCTTTGCTGCTGTAGCTGCTGGTTATGACAAAAGCCCAGGTGAATATGTCTCTATGAACCAGTGTGACTGCTGTTCTTATGAGAGGACCTAATATTTCATGTTCTTATCAGGTGGCTCTGGTCCAGGAAAAACCGACCCCCAAGGCAAGGTTCTGGCACACATGACATCTGTGGAAAGTGACAGCTCTGACAGGTAATGAGGGAAAGACCACCATTTCATCCGGGCTGAACACTGAGTTGTAGTTGAGAATATTCATTCTGACATTCTGATATTCAATATTCTCTCTTTAAGCTCCGGATTATGGAGTCCAGTTGACCAAACCATTAGCCCAAACTACCATTCTACCAACTCATTCTCTGCTTTTGGACCCAACAATTCATTCAACCTGACAGGAGGTAACACTGgttacacagacagaagaatgTTGAATGTATCACGCACTGCCTTCAAACTAAATTATGTGTGGTGGTTTTAGTTTTCAGTGGAATGAATCTTCCCAAGTCGTCTGAGCCTCAGCAAAGTTGGGCCGAAGTCCCCTCTGTTCCTTCCTCCATCTGGGACATACCAAGCAGTGATACTCTGCCCCCCTGGCCCAACAGCTCCAACTCACCGACTGCCCCAACTGCAGTAAGAGTAACTAATGTGACATTCATGCAGCGcacacatatattttatatatatattattatatattttttattttagtcactcCTGGGAAACGCCCGAAACCCATGGTCTGCCACCGCACCCTTCGGCAGCTCCATATGGTCAACAAGTGCAGAGTCTACCTTACACCCGTTTCCTTCAGCAACCAACACAACAGCTCTGACTGATTTGGTCAACAGTCCTGCCCCTTCACCACCAGCTACCACTGAGATGAACCGGACCTACAATCCATGGAACATGTGGCGCCCCACCCTGAGCAGGCGCAGCTCTGAGCCCTGGCCAAGCTCCTCTGACAATGGCAGTTAAAGCACTTTTTATAATGAGAGGATCCCAACAGAAAGCAATGTCATCTGGAGCACCTGGTAGCCCAGTGCTGTAGGTCACCAACCCTGCATATAGTtctttgctgctttttattCATGGGGGACAGAAATGCTAACTTTTATTTGGATTTGTTTTAACAAGTGCCCCAAATTAAAAAATGCTGATAGCATGGTATATGCTGGTGCCATTGCAGACAGTTTGCTGTTTTAGAAAGGCTGGTACATGGCGCAGAATCTCTAAAGTTCAGTATTAATGTTGGAATAGACTTATTTTGAAGTCATGTGTCTTGTTTTGATTCTTATTGGTTGATCCTAAAGGTTGGTGGCACCTGGCTTTTATTTGTCAGCAGGGTCTTTTCTAATCTGAATATTTTTCCACCAACAGCCCCAAAAGGTTTAAGAATGCTCGCGTTCCCCTTTTTAAGAAGTGGGCTCCGCCTTACAAGTATCAAAGCCCAGTGTGAGAATAAATTGGTCGACTGATCAAAGAATATTTAAGTTTGAGGTTTGTATTGTACATCACCTCTATTTGTCAGCAAATTTAAATAAAGGATTTCAGCAAAatattttgtgtcattttatttttattttgtgttgttgttggtgtctCCTCCATTCATGGTACGTCTCAGTGCAACCAAACGTCTGGTCACTGCTAGGCAGCCATCTTTAACtgggttttgttgtgtgttctgtgctgaaGTTCGTCTGTCTAAACAAAGCTGGACCATGTTTTCAGAGCAGGTTTGAATGCCATGGTCAGTGATCACATTTGCATCATTTTGATTGCTGACCTACACAGAGACTTGTGTTACTGCTTCCTCTCTTTTGGCTGGCTTGTGTCATTCCCTGTGCATTTCTTTAGCGTATGAGTTTTGgggtcatttaaaaaataaaatacaattttcaTTGCAGTTTGAGCATCTATAGAATCTATAGGGTCTACAGTAAATGATGCACACACTCCCTCTGCATAAATACAATGTGTGATCACACATTAGAGACTTCCTTGTTCATCCACGTCACTGTTCTTAAATCATCTGGCATAAATCAGATCATAAAGCTCTGCCCTCAGGACTCATCATAGCTTCCAGGACTGTCTCAGTTTATTATGTCATATCACTACAGGGTTCTACGCACACTCCTCTTAGCAAAGTTGACTTTGTTCTCTTTCCAAAGAGCTGCCTGTACTTCATGAAAAGCACCACCTTCAGCTGTGGCATGGAGAGatatctgctgctctctgttggGTGACGTTAAagttacacacacaacacaaggttttgtTGACTTTGACTTTACTGTAATTATGGATCTGAATAAAATACAGTAGAATACATCTTATTGTCATTGCACAGTGAGGACTTCATGTCAGAGTAATTAACAATGCAAATCTAATACACAAGCCTGCTCAGTACTTTATTACAAATgcaaataataaattaatagTGATTTACTAACTTTATCCGCTGACTCGGCAGGGACCTGTTGAGATTTGTTTTCTAGTTACTAGAATTAATAGGATAGCAACTGGCATTCCTAAGCTCATCACATGTTCCTGCTGCCCCTTTGCATCGATAGCTGTGATCTCGTAGCAGTTTTATTTGATATGCTTTATCAAAAAACATGTGTACACtatatatgttttttgttttattctattttttgcAAGGTTGTCTGAGGGATTCCATTAGAAGCTGACTGAACTTGGCTGCATCACATTTGGtcagaacaaacacagagtgGCTCTTCTTCAGCTGATTCGTCTGGTCCAGTACCATCATGCCTCGAGCGATGGAGCCCTGCAGCTCCACGCGGACGGGACACTTGATGCTCTCTGTCACCAAGCTGCCGTCCACACAGGCTGCCATTGCATAGGCATCATAAGAGACAAAGCCTGGACCAAAATACACATCTCTTTTATTCACCATAGCCTCTTTGGAGTAGGCCCAGCATTTGGACGTTATCATCTTCATGaagcgagcagcagcagcatcctggtTGACCAGCTCCTCAAAGAACTCCTGCACAAGGGAAATGTGTGACTTCATTGTGCTCTAGGACTTTGGTACCAAATGTATGTAGACCAAATGTCTTACCCATGTCAGTGAATTTCTGCATGAGTATTCCCAGGACGCGATATAAGTAGGGCAGAGGTATTCTTCTAAAACAATGTAGGCAGACTCTGGATCCATCACAAAGTTAAACTCTGCACATGGTGTCATATTCCCTTTTCctgcaaacacaacactgtCCTTCAGCCCACACCCCTTAAAACATAAACACCTGGAATCAGGAAGCCGTATTACCTTCCATGTTGCCACCCATTATATACAAGTCCCTGAGTTTTTTGGGAAAATGTGGATCCAGTCTGACAGCCAGTGCCAGATTAGTAAGCGGGCCCAGGGCCACTAAGGAGACCTGTGCAACCAAAGAATGGTAAGAGCAGCCAGGCATTACAGACAGGCCACAGGCACACATCTTACCTGCTCCTGGTTTTCAGACACCAGTCTAATCATTGCATTGACTGCATGTTCTTTCTGGATTTTCTGCTCCCACTGTGGAACCTTGTCCTTGATCACATCTCCGAGTCCATCACCTCCAAAGTGGTCACTCAAAGAGTTACTAGATCCAACCAGAGGAGCGGCTGAGCCTCCGAACACAGGGATCTGTAAGCAAACAGTGTGCAGGTTCAGCACAGAGGTCAAATGCTGCTGTTCGTACCGCTGCAGCAGAACCTACCCCCTCACACTCACAGACGGAGAGAACCCTCAGAACGTtctgacacacactctccacCGCTGCGTTCCCGAACACACAGGTGACGCCCAGGACCTGGATGTGAGGCGCTGCCAAGGCCATCATTATGGCCTGAGCGTCGTCGATGCCACAGTCCGTGTCAATGACCACCAGCTTCTTGGCCATGCTGTTCTGTCAGCGGGTCAAACACTGGATCACACTTTATCACAACTCCCTGAAGTTCCACAGCTTCCTGTTATGAAGCGTGAAT containing:
- the tmem131 gene encoding transmembrane protein 131 isoform X4; amino-acid sequence: MSAHSLGCYPNREVCSMAGEERARSCRRSHTRTRTPCIGLLKMLFIAFIHTARANKQAFIQSDTILEVLHFGEGSLLQADSDINFSLYHQQSTSPHRGNCRPIRFEPPMLDFHEQPVGMPKMEKVYLHNPSSEEISLISISATTAHFHASFFQNRIIPPGGNTSFDVVFLARVVGNVENTLFINTSHHGVFTYQVFGVGIPNPYRLRPFIGARVPVNSSFSPLINIHNPYSEPLQVVEMYSSGGDLHLELPTGQQGGTGKLWEIPPFETKGVMRASFSSRDVDNHTAFIRIKTNAPNEDQFIILPVEVEVTSAPGIYSSTEMLDFGTLRSQDRPKMLNLHLLNSGSKDVPITSVRTTPSNEAVTIDFKAVTLKAGENRYTKVASISFDASKARRPYQISGKITVKAKEKSYSKLEIPYQAEVLEGYLGFDHTATLFHIRDSPVDPVERAIFLTNAFNFAIRIHDVSLPDEAKTMFNVQNFSTPILIPPHESRYIFSLLFRPVRPSIHIDSNILLLTNASKFHLPVRAYTGFLEPLVLPPSLKENLLDFGVRSAIDTSSIIFVVVNSNPIELEIKSWLVTGESLSMELLKTEKGNTTVALSCLRELQNTSATHHRTVILASGYYAAFRVTLVANALEGTYDGAIHITTDYEILTIPVKALIAVGTLNSSPKHIILPPSFPGKVVHQSFSIQSSFTQKVRLQQIRSLTEDIRFYYKRLRNNKDELEPRRKSKVANIYFDASLQCGDHCYVGLPFVLKSESKPHGLALQEDIWDADVDLYQKLLRRWKDLKEHSGHKIEAVFEVNTDLQKNVQAKITAHLTWPSLVNSSQRIMFRLTNTNSSSDEEVVLQNPADVPVYVQILPLALLPNPSVFSGKLSDRLALGNLSNINININTLEFQVHRNQTSLIRSSTGFVEGSTKPFVYNLLLLPGEVKSFNVRFTPISNHSISSLLIVRNNLTVIDTIILHGRGATESLKVAGKPPGQGSSLRFKMTEALLKDCTEKTKVKEPNFTLKRTFRVENTGLLPITIKSAEINGQACEGYGFKVLNCQEFSLKPNASKDLIILFTPDFTSSRVIRELKLVTCGGSEFVFVLNASLPYHMLAACAETLPRPSWERQLYVIVSLIMSFMFLLVIGTAYLEAQSIWEPFKRRVFGESNSTLETGRPFNLRDVVQIHSDSKLNDYSDSTQTSRGLYTSSNGTAQVGARQATSRTLSESDTQDKRSRIGFSRPSMQATSSQFTKGSSSGQEGLPAACQLTNRKARSTKQLDLQGQSLGGSSLPQRGLCTEDAEYANLLGAMDNDLDRPEPVSAEALQEQSSQSIQSKVVESKGKLRGKTKAQRKKEDKEKKPTVKTQGDELKDNLADNDDSSSTTTETSNPDVETNIKEEPVKKKGRTVATGKVKEDTSNILLKPKTKKQGITKKDGQAEKSSSLELPYVTPLENKQRKSFTSKALHPLNNIPKTRPMQKQRYGKLEDGRPSLLAKLLSSSSVPELGHSSSSEGEKEFAAPEWDVPISKNSIQADSLQLISQQTINADPYLKRSVTAGTCSPPPTSPSLLSRGTYSSVLNSCSDVNQKKAPGNKLSAATPLPGKNGNPTFAAVAAGYDKSPGGSGPGKTDPQGKVLAHMTSVESDSSDSSGLWSPVDQTISPNYHSTNSFSAFGPNNSFNLTGVFSGMNLPKSSEPQQSWAEVPSVPSSIWDIPSSDTLPPWPNSSNSPTAPTASLLGNARNPWSATAPFGSSIWSTSAESTLHPFPSATNTTALTDLVNSPAPSPPATTEMNRTYNPWNMWRPTLSRRSSEPWPSSSDNGS